GTTTCCTTCGGTGTTTCGCTATATATGTATATCACACCGGTTATCTATCCCACTTCTCAGGTTATAAAAGAATTACCGGCAGGTTATGACTGGTTGGTATATGTTAATCCGCTCACGAGTATTTTTGAGTTTTTTAAATACTCTTTTCTGGGAAAAGGAACCTTTACTATTCTGGGATTGGCTTATTCCGCAGGAAGTACATTACTTCTTTTTCTAATCGGGTTAACCATATTCAACAGAACAGAAAAAAGCTTTATTGATACCATATAATTTGGAAAACCGATATCCGGAAAAATTAAACACATTCAACTATATTTGTACACTCTTATTGAAGCCCGGATTTTTGAATCAGATAAAATGGATGGAAAGGAAAATAAGAGGATTACTATAAAAACATACTTGACAATTTTTTAAGATGAATATAAAAAAAATATGCTGTATTGGTGCAGGATATGTAGGGGGACCTACGATGGCAGTTATTGCTCAAAAATGTCCTCATATCCAGGTTACTGTTGTGGATTTAAATGAAAAGAGAATTGCAGCCTGGAATGATGAGAATGTTGATAATATTCCTATTTATGAACCGGGTTTAGGCGAAATCGTAGCTTCGGCAAGAGGACGTAATCTTTTTTTCTCAACAGAAGTTGATAAAGCAATTGATGAAGCCGATATGATTTTTATTTCGGTAAACACGCCTACAAAAACGTATGGAGTAGGGAAAGGAATGGCAGCCGATTTAAAATATATTGAATTGTGTGCCCGCCAAATTGCAAGAGTTGCGAAGAATGATAAAATTGTTGTTGAAAAATCTACCTTGCCGGTTCGTACAGCAAGTGCTATAAAAGAAATCTTAGACCACACCGGAAATGGCGTGCAATTCCAGATTTTATCCAATCCTGAATTTTTAGCAGAAGGTACAGCTGTTGTGGATTTATTATCTCCGGACAGAGTACTGATTGGTGGTGATACCACAGCAGAAGGGCAAAAAGCAATTCAGCAGCTGGTGGATATCTATGCTAACTGGGTTCCGGAAGAACGTATTTTGACGACTAATGTATGGTCTTCGGAATTGTCAAAACTAACCGCTAATGCTTTTCTGGCACAACGGGTTTCCTCTATTAATGCCCTGTCGGAATTATGTGAAAAAACCGGTGCTGATGTAAATGAAGTAGCAAGAGCAATTGGAATGGACAGCCGTATAGGGGCTAAGTTCTTAAAATCATCTGTTGGTTTTGGAGGTTCCTGCTTCCAGAAAGACATACTGAATCTGGTTTATATTGCTAAATCGTATGGATTAAATGAAGTAGCAGATTATTGGGAACAGGTTATCATCATGAATGA
This region of Flavobacterium inviolabile genomic DNA includes:
- a CDS encoding UDP-glucose 6-dehydrogenase; this translates as MNIKKICCIGAGYVGGPTMAVIAQKCPHIQVTVVDLNEKRIAAWNDENVDNIPIYEPGLGEIVASARGRNLFFSTEVDKAIDEADMIFISVNTPTKTYGVGKGMAADLKYIELCARQIARVAKNDKIVVEKSTLPVRTASAIKEILDHTGNGVQFQILSNPEFLAEGTAVVDLLSPDRVLIGGDTTAEGQKAIQQLVDIYANWVPEERILTTNVWSSELSKLTANAFLAQRVSSINALSELCEKTGADVNEVARAIGMDSRIGAKFLKSSVGFGGSCFQKDILNLVYIAKSYGLNEVADYWEQVIIMNDHQKRRFGKNIIQTLYNTVSGKKIAFLGWAFKKDTNDTRESAAIYVADDLLSERAEIAVYDPKVSEDQIFSDLDYLETRSEAMNRAGLTVDNDPYAVCNGAHAIAILTEWDEFNTYDWQRIYDNMLKPAFIFDGRNLLDKEKLTRIGFIYQGIGS